The Pseudomonas sp. SCA2728.1_7 DNA segment CTTGCTCAGGCGCAACGACGCGGCCCTGGCTGTCGGTCTGGATCTCGAACTGTTCGAACCACGGCGCCGGGCTCGGGCGGAAACCGAACGCGATGACCACGGCGTCGGCCGGGATGATCTCTTCGGAACCCGGGATCGGCTCAGGGCTGCGACGGCCACGGGCGTCCGGTTCGCCGAGACGGGTCTCGACCACTTTCACGCCCTCAACCTTGTCTTCGCCGACGATAGCGATCGGCTGGCGGTTGTAGAGGAATTTCACGCCTTCTTCCTTGGCGTTCTTCACCTCTTTGCGCGAGCCGGGCATGTTCGCTTCGTCACGACGATAAGCGCAGGTCACCGACTTGGCACCCTGACGGATCGACGTGCGGTTGCAGTCCATCGCCGTGTCGCCGCCACCAAGAACCACAACCTTTTTGCCTTTCATGTCGACGAAATCTTCCGGCGACTTTTCAAAGCCCAGGTTGCGGTTGACGTTGGCGATGAGGAAATCCAGTGCGTCATACACGCCCGGCAGATCCTCACCGGCGAAGCCGCCCTTCATGTAGGTGTAAGTGCCCATGCCCATGAACACCGCATCGTATTCGGCGAGCAGTTGTTCCATGGTCACGTCTTTGCCGACTTCGGTATTCAGACGGAACTCGATGCCCATGCCGGTGAAGACTTCGCGACGATTGCTCAGCACGGTCTTTTCCAGCTTGAACTCGGGGATACCGAAGGTCAGCAGACCACCGATTTCCGGGTTCTTGTCGAACACCACCGGGGTCACGCCGCCACGCACCAGCACGTCGGCACAACCGAGACCCGCCGGGCCTGCGCCGATGATCGCGACACGTTTGCCGGTCGGTTTGACCTTGGACATGTCCGGGCGCCAGCCCATGGCGAACGCGGTGTCGGTGATGTACTTCTCGACCGAACCGATGGTCACCGCGCCGAAGCCGTCGTTAAGGGTGCAGGCACCCTCGCACAGACGATCCTGCGGGCACACCCGGCCGCAGACTTCCGGCAGGGTGTTGGTCTGGTGCGACAGCTCGGCGGCCTGAAGGATGTTGCCCTCGGCCACCAGCTTCAACCAGTTGGGAATGAAGTTGTGCACCGGGCACTTCCATTCGCAATACGGGTTGCCGCAACCCAGACAGCGGTGGGCCTGATCGGCCGACTGCTGGGGTTTGAACGGTTCGTAGATTTCGACGAACTCTTTCTTGCGTTGACGCAACAGTTTCTTCTTCGGATCTTTGCGCCCGACATCGATGAACTGGAAGTCGTTATTCAGACGTTCAGCCATTGTTAAAACCTCATCAAACTCTTCAGGCGCATATCACTGCGGGTTGGCACGAGTGCTGGAAAGCAACGATTTCAGGTTGGCAGCCTTGGGCTTGACCAGCCAGAAACGGCGCAAGTAGTCATCGAGGTTTTCGGCGAGTTCACGACCCCACTCGCTGTCGGTTTCCGCGACGTACTCGTTCAGCACGTTTTGCAGGTGGCTGCGATAGGCTTCCATCGCCTCACCGCTGATCCGCTGGATTTCCACCAGTTCGTGGTTGACCCGGTCAACGAAGGTGTTGTCCTGATCGAGCACGTAGGCGAAACCACCGGTCATGCCAGAGCCGAAGTTGTAACCGGTCTTGCCCAGAACGCAGACAAAACCACCGGTCATGTACTCACAGCAGTGATCGCCAGTGCCTTCCACAACCGTGTGGGCACCGGAGTTGCGCACGGCGAAACGCTCGCCTGCGGTGCCGGCGGCGAACAGCTTGCCGCCCGTGGCGCCGTACAGGCAGGTGTTGCCGATGATGGCGCTTTCCTGAGTTTTGTAAACGCTGCCCTTCGGCGGCACGATGGTCAGCTTGCCACCGGTCATGCCTTTGCCGACGTAGTCGTTGGCGTCGCCTTCGAGGTACATGTTCAGACCGCCGGCGTTCCACACGCCGAAGCTCTGCCCGGCAGTGCCTTTGAAGCGGAAGGTGATCGGCGCTTTCGCCATGCCCTGGTTGCCGTGCTTGCGGGCGATTTCGCCAGAGATCCGCGCGCCGATCGAACGATCGCAGTTGCAGATGTCCAGATCGAACTCGGCGCCGCTCATGTCGTTGATCGCCGACGACGCCATTTCGACCATTTTCTCGGCCAGCAGGCCTTGGTCGAACGGCGGGTTACGCTCAACGCCGCAGAATTGTGGCTTGTCCGCCGGGATGTGATCGCTGCCCAACAGCGGCGTCAGGTCCAGATGGTTTTGCTTGGCGGTCTGGCCCTCGAGGATTTCCAGCAGATCGGTACGACCGATCAGCTCTTCGAGGGAGCGCACGCCGAGCTTGGCCAGCCACTCACGGGTTTCTTCGGCGACGTAGGTGAAGAAGTTCACCACCATGTCGACGGTACCGATGTAGTGATCCTTGCGCAGCTTCTCGTTCTGCGTCGCAACGCCGGTGGCGCAGTTGTTCAGGTGGCAGATACGCAGGTATTTGCAACCCAGCGCGATCATTGGCGCAGTACCGAAGCCGAAGCTCTCGGCGCCGAGAATTGCAGCCTTGATCACGTCGAGGCCGGTTTTCAGGCCGCCGTCGGTCTGCACCCGGACTTTGCCACGCAGGTCGTTGCCGCGCAGGGTCTGGTGAGTTTCGGCGAGGCCGAGTTCCCACGGTGCGCCAGCGTATTTGATCGAGGTCAGCGGCGAAGCACCGGTACCACCGTCGTAACCGGAAATGGTGATCAAGTCCGCATAGGCCTTGGCCACACCGGCGGCGATGGTGCCGACGCCCGCTTCGGCGACGAGTTTCACCGAAACCAGCGCCTTCGGGTTGACCTGTTTCAGGTCGAAAATCAGCTGCGACAAGTCTTCGATCGAATAGATGTCGTGGTGCGGCGGCGGCGAAATCAGGGTCACGCCCGGCACTGCGTAACGCAGCTTGGCGATCAGCCCGTTGACCTTGCCACCCGGCAGTTGCCCGCCTTCGCCCGGCTTGGCGCCTTGCGCGACCTTGATCTGCAGCACTTCGGCGTTGACCAGGTATTCAGGGGTTACACCGAAACGACCCGTCGCGACCTGCTTGATTTTCGAGCTCTTGATGGTGCCGTAACGCGCAGGGTCTTCACCGCCTTCGCCGGAGTTCGAACGCGCACCGAGGCGGTTCATGGCTTCGGCCAAGGCTTCGTGAGCTTCCGGCGACAGTGCGCCCAGCGAGATACCGGCGGAGTCAAAGCGCTTGAGCACCGA contains these protein-coding regions:
- a CDS encoding FAD-dependent oxidoreductase translates to MAERLNNDFQFIDVGRKDPKKKLLRQRKKEFVEIYEPFKPQQSADQAHRCLGCGNPYCEWKCPVHNFIPNWLKLVAEGNILQAAELSHQTNTLPEVCGRVCPQDRLCEGACTLNDGFGAVTIGSVEKYITDTAFAMGWRPDMSKVKPTGKRVAIIGAGPAGLGCADVLVRGGVTPVVFDKNPEIGGLLTFGIPEFKLEKTVLSNRREVFTGMGIEFRLNTEVGKDVTMEQLLAEYDAVFMGMGTYTYMKGGFAGEDLPGVYDALDFLIANVNRNLGFEKSPEDFVDMKGKKVVVLGGGDTAMDCNRTSIRQGAKSVTCAYRRDEANMPGSRKEVKNAKEEGVKFLYNRQPIAIVGEDKVEGVKVVETRLGEPDARGRRSPEPIPGSEEIIPADAVVIAFGFRPSPAPWFEQFEIQTDSQGRVVAPEQGQYKHQTSNPKIFAGGDMVRGSDLVVTAIFEGRNAAEGILDYLGV